One segment of Anopheles stephensi strain Indian chromosome 3, UCI_ANSTEP_V1.0, whole genome shotgun sequence DNA contains the following:
- the LOC118513184 gene encoding uncharacterized protein LOC118513184 isoform X2, with the protein MCETYGFGGDTMDKDYVRKRLKCFNAASSGNEVGNGNNTTACNSTVNNNELGSMRWADDLDLDLSNELSSNGYISDSLLNFPVFKQELPSPPQKPPQQQQQQQQQQQHVQTAQQQQQQQQHQLHQQQQTLHQQAAASTQDHSQQSQHQHTSASLQQSLAGGVNPANSGNAANTHQQQQQQQVVQYHQQQQQQQQQGHSSMNGAGQSLMSGADHHATGIGAGLSNLQSFLQSNRLENDPSGGVLQMQQDGTLPAVRGDKTHDDHNRFQYVLAAATSIATKNNEESLTYLNQGQSYEIKLKKLGDLSPFRGKILKSIIKICFHERRLQYMEREQMQLWQASRPGERILDVDIPLSYGLMQVQPTSSNLLNTIEVFWDPMKEVGVYVKVNCISTEFTPKKHGGEKGVPFRIQVETYIDTNGLHNGTGGSVAGLDDKDGIRPLHAAACQIKVFKLKGADRKHKQDREKILKRPVAEQEKYQRSCDCTILTDITTDSVITPLGGNFSPDHIKRNVSPLLAGPTSPGQLNKFENMMSSVVLCNGGNVVSPGANPTTTSTSTAAMVVAAAAAAAAAAAATGTPSSNPIGISNVSSTNGLCKASPLGADQPIGGVLSPQQPSELDDYVPTITKETSPGTLAQWLAVHRLSAYAKTFAQFSGSDLLRMSKDDLCKICGLADGIRMFNILHSKAITPRLTIYVSFQTNIYHAIYLHANTIPELVQNLSKIPGFLEAINALNTPNSSTATSDTSGLWGTFGGPRTTLNAGLASNGTGTHGKLSNGNGTNAAVPSPASPISSSSGIAKLQLLLKGPNGIQVLLTEDVLNNIKDETLFQLELKPNGNILMKAVHSVTAGDCSIDDEAN; encoded by the exons ATGTGTGAAACGTACGGGTTTGGGGGCGATACGATGGACAAGGATTACGTGCGGAAGCGGTTAAAGTGCTTCAACGCCGCCAGCAGCGGGAACGAAGTCGGCAATGGTAATAACACAACCGCCTGTAACAGTACCGTCAACAACAATGAACTAG GAAGCATGCGGTGGGCCGATGATCTTGACTTGGACCTCAGTAACGAGCTGTCCAGTAATGGATATATTAG TGACTCGTTGTTGAACTTCCCCGTGTTCAAACAGGAACTACCGTCGCCTCCTCAGAAG CctcctcagcagcagcagcagcagcagcagcagcaacaacacgtCCAGACTgcccaacaacagcagcagcagcagcagcatcaactccatcaacagcagcaaacattgCATCAGCAAGCAGCGGCAAGCACTCAGGATCATTCACAACAATCGCAACACCAGCACACATCTGCCAGCTTGCAACAATCGCTAGCTGGTGGCGTTAATCCCGCCAACAGTGGCAATGCGGCCAACactcatcaacaacaacagcagcaacaggtggTCCAGtatcaccaacagcagcagcagcagcagcagcagggccaCAGCTCTATGAATGGTGCTGGGCAGAGTTTGATGAGCGGTGCCGATCATCACGCCACCGGAATCGGTGCCGGTTTAAGCAATCTTCAAAGCTTTCTACAAAGCAATCGGTTGGAAAACGATCCTAGCGGAG GAGTTTTGCAGATGCAACAGGATGGCACGTTGCCAGCGGTACGTGGTGACAAAACACACGACGATCACAACAG GTTCCAGTACGTGCTAGCGGCCGCGACCTCGATAGCGACGAAGAACAACGAAGAATCTCTCACCTACCTTAACCAGGGCCAGAGCTACGAGATCAAGCTGAAGAAGCTTGGCGATCTGTCCCCGTTCCGGGGTAAGATTCTGAAGAGTATTATCAAGATATGCTTCCACGAGCGCCGCCTGCAGTACATGGAGCGGGAACAGATGCAGCTGTGGCAAGCGTCCCGTCCCGGCGAACGCATACTGGAC GTTGACATCCCGCTATCGTACGGTTTGATGCAGGTGCagcccaccagcagcaacctgCTCAACACGATCGAGGTGTTCTGGGACCCGATGAAGGAGGTCGGCGTGTACGTGAAGGTGAACTGCATTTCCACGGAATTTACGCCCAAAAAGCACGGCGGCGAGAAGGGCGTCCCGTTCCGCATACAGGTAGAAACGTACATCGACACGAACGGGCTGCACAATGGGACCGGCGGCAGTGTAGCGGGCCTGGACGATAAGGACGGCATTAGACCGCTCCATGCGGCGGCTTGCCAAATAAAG GTGTTCAAATTGAAAGGAGCCGATCGAAAGCACAAACAGGATCGGGAGAAAATACTCAAGCGTCCGGTTGCGGAGCAGGAGAAATATCAGCGCAGCTGCGACTGCACGATACTGACGGACATAACGACCGATTCAGTCATTACGCCGCTCGGTGGCAACTTCAGTCCCGACCA CATTAAACGTAACGTGTCGCCGCTGTTGGCCGGACCAACCTCACCGGGGCAGTTGAACAAGTTCGAAAACATGATGTCGAGCGTGGTGCTGTGCAACGGCGGGAACGTTGTTAGCCCGGGGGCAAACCCGACCACAACGTCGACAAGCACGGCCGCAATGGTCgtggcggcggcagcggcagcagcagccgccgccgccgccaccggtACACCGAGCAGCAACCCGATCGGGATCAGCAACGTGAGCTCGACGAACGGGCTTTGCAAAGCGTCGCCGCTCGGTGCCGACCAACCGATCGGTGGTGTGCTTTCGCCCCAGCAACCGAGCGAGCTGGACGATTACGTGCCCACGATTACGAAGGAAACGAGCCCGGGAACGTTGGCCCAGTGGTTGGCGGTGCATCGGCTGTCGGCGTACGCGAAAACGTTCGCCCAATTTTCCGGTTCCGATCTGCTAAG AATGTCCAAGGATGATCTTTGCAAAATCTGTGGCCTAGCAGATGGTATTCGAATGTTCAACATTCTCCACTCGAA AGCCATAACGCCACGCCTAACGATCTACGTTAGCTTCCAAACCAACATCTACCACGCGATCTACCTGCACGCAAACACCATCCCGGAGTTGGTGCAAAATCTGTCGAAAATTCCCGGCTTCCTGGAAGCAATCAATGCCCTCAACACGCCCAACTCCTCCACCGCCACCTCCGATACCTCTGGGCTCTGGGGTACGTTCGGTGGGCCACGTACCACGCTCAACGCCGGCCTAGCGTCGAACGGCACCGGCACGCACGGTAAACTTTCCAACGGCAATGGAACGAATGCCGCCGTGCCGTCACCTGCCTCACCCATTTCCTCCTCGTCCGGTATTGCcaagctgcagctgctgcttaAAGGCCCGAACGGTATACAGGTGCTGCTGACGGAGGACGTGCTGAACAACATCAAGGACGAAACGCTGTTTCAGCTGGAGCTGAAACCGAACGGTAACATACTGATGAAAGCCGTCCACAGTGTGACGGCGGGCGACTGTTCGATCGATGATGAGGCGAACTGA
- the LOC118513192 gene encoding uncharacterized protein LOC118513192 — translation MATEDHEENPFVEALQSAALSELLQDDEKRSLAQQFQDSLRTLSDMFANLSDEEKRQFAKDFKGKFVRSLSQLNEFSKQKRVVQSTLANGGDEREAGGLDSLASKLPGAGILWTEQFEPTPFGYGMLAGLVALVVAFFGYKLYLSLTEKERKREEKLKAKQEKGKKKK, via the exons ATGGCAACCGAAGACCACGAAGAGAACCCGTTCGTGGAAGCGCTCCAATCCGCCGCACTCAGCGAGCTGCTGCAGGACGATGAGAAACGGTCGCTCGCCCAACAGTTCCAGGACAGTCTGCGCACCCTGTCCGACATGTTTGCGAACCTGTCGGACGAGGAGAAGCGCCAGTTTGCGAAAGATTTTAAGGGCAAGTTTGTGAGGTCACTGTCCCAGCTGAACGAATTTTCCAAGCAGAAAAGGGTCGTACAAAGTACGCTCGCGAATGGTGGTGATGAGCGGGAAGCGGGCGGGCTAGACTCGTTGGCCAGCAAACTGCCCGGTGCGGGTATACTCTGGACGGAACAGTTTGAACCGACCCCGTTCGGGTATGGGATGTTGGCAGGTTTGGTGGCGCTGGTCGTTG CATTCTTCGGCTACAAGCTGTACCTATCGCTCACGGAGAAGGAACGCAAGCGCGAGGAAAAGCTAAAGGCCAAGCAGGAAAAgggcaaaaagaagaaatga
- the LOC118508938 gene encoding origin recognition complex subunit 4 — MPGVETELDITRQFLKSRLTTDRASFHGYEAERQNIHDLLERTAEHGESNSALLLGPRGIGKTSLVVSVLAELLTKATFYRNCLIVYLNGLVHIDDRLALKSATAQMNLENAVDGKVFGSFAENLAFLLECLKAGDRKKSKSVIFLLEEFDLFCSHHNQTLLYNLFDVAQSAQAPICVLGITARLDVIELLEKRVKSRFSHRQIFLLPNEDDFAGRMELFESLLKLPTEQELRAFEAQHTPIPSEALNNEEFTLLNRLFNPLNFSFSPKWVTQWNRHIDKLVKSAEVQTALQRMYDFDVLEGPFRMFLFELVSEVDEQHPCITVELVQKHLESYESDHKVKLLMGLSVLEICLIIAMKHHSEIYDREPFNYEMILTRFSKWANSSSTMKGIERPVVLKAFEHLKQLEFIAPVTGGGLTKVQKEYQIHRLLLTYGQIHQAVQRMALLPTEITQWEQSSLV, encoded by the exons ATGCCGGGCGTTGAAACTGAGTTGGATATTACACGCCAGTTTCTAAAATCTCGCTTGACCACGGACCGTGCTTCGTTTCACGGTTACGAAGCGGAACGGCAAAATATTCACGATCTGCTGGAGCGTACCGCGGAACATGGTGAATCGAACAGTGCGCTGCTGTTGGGCCCGAGAGGCATTGGAAAGACGAGC CTGGTTGTATCGGTGCTGGCTGAGCTACTGACCAAAGCAACGTTCTACCGAAACTGCCTGATCGTGTATCTGAACGGACTGGTTCACATTGACGATCGACTGGCGCTGAAATCGGCAACCGCTCAGATGAATCTCGAAAATGCCGTCGACGGCAAGGTGTTTGGATCGTTTGCCGAAAATCTAGCCTTCTTGCTCGAGTGTCTTAAGGCGGGCGATCGGAAGAAATCGAAAAGCGTCATCTTTCTGCTGGAAGAGTTTGACCTGTTCTGCTCGCACCACAACCAAACGCTGCTGTACAACCTGTTCGATGTGGCTCAATCGGCCCAGGCCCCGATCTGTGTGCTTGGCATTACGGCACGGTTGGATGTGATCGAGCTGCTGGAAAAGCGCGTAAAATCACGCTTTTCTCATCGGCAAATATTTCTCCTCCCGAACGAAGATGATTTCGCCGGACGGATGGAACTGTTTGAGAGCTTGCTAAAGCTTCCCACCGAACAGGAGTTGCGGGCGTTTGAAGCGCAGCATACTCCCATTCCCAGTGAGGCACTTAACAATGAAGAATTTAcactgctgaaccgcctgtTTAATCCACTGAACTTTAGCTTCTCGCCGAAATGGGTAACGCAGTGGAATCGGCATATCGATAAGCTGGTCAAGAGTGCGGAAGTACAGACGGCACTGCAAAGGATGTACGATTTCGATGTGCTGGAGGGTCCGTTCCGGATGTTTCTGTTCGAGCTGGTTAGCGAGGTGGATGAGCAGCATCCCTGCATTACCGTCGAATTGGTACAGAAGCATCTGGAAAGCTACGAATCGGACCATAAGGTGAAGCTGCTGATGGGACTGTCGGTGCTTGAGATATGTTTGATCATTGCCATGAAGCACCATTCGGAGATTTATGATCGGGAACCGTTCAACTACGAGATGATTCTGACGCGCTTTAGCAAGTGGGCCAACAGTAGCTCCACCATGAAGGGCATCGAGCGGCCCGTCGTGCTGAAAGCGTTCGAACATCTAAAGCAGCTGGAGTTTATTGCACCCGTCACTGGTGGAGGTTTGACGAAGGTGCAGAAGGAGTACCAGATTCATCGATTGCTGCTGACGTACGGCCAAATACATCAGGCGGTCCAGCGGATGGCGCTTTTGCCAACCGAAATCACCCAGTGGGAACAGAGTTCGCTGGTGTGA
- the LOC118508939 gene encoding uncharacterized protein LOC118508939, translating to MKLVVLFALVCYALGSESPGFFIKLSKSVPRIGRRGDLENFFLKQSKSVPRIGRRAGGFHMEASTPDESGSSWFERYMKTSKRPTPGSLIPDDMGKSYKKIRPLDLNHIIDILSDDLFFGSDLKFISWEVLDEALEEDPELLQKLASLARDKEVQQLKKMLGEHGEEVVQYVPIDRNEIGAANSRSYMYRVDRADPNKERIEYQQ from the exons ATGAAGCTGGTAGTGTTGTTTGCCCTCGTTTGCTACGCACTCGGCAGCGAATCGCCCGGGTTCTTCATCAAACTCTCAAAAAGTGTGCCTCGAATTGGACGGCGTGGTGACTTGGAGAACTTTTTcctcaaacaatcgaaaagtGTGCCGAGAATAGGGCGTCGTGCAGGAGGATTCCAT ATGGAAGCATCAACCCCGGACGAGAGTGGATCGAGCTGGTTCGAACGGTACATGAAGACATCGAAACGTCCCACGCCCGGTTCGCTGATTCCGGACGATATGGGCAAATCGTACAAGAAGATTCGTCCGCTCGATCTCAACCATATCATAGACATCCTGTCGGATGATCTGTTCTTCGGGTCCGACCTTAAGTTCATCTCCTGGGAGGTGCTTGATGAGGCGCTCGAGGAAGATCCGGAGCTACTGCAGAAGCTTGCCTCGCTGGCCCGCGATAAGGAGGTACAGCAGCTGAAGAAGATGCTGGGCGAGCATGGGGAGGAGGTGGTACAGTATGTACCGATCGACCGGAATGAGATCGGTGCGGCCAACAGCCGATCGTACATGTACCGGGTGGACAGAGCCGATCCGAACAAGGAACGCATCGAGTATCAGCAGTGA
- the LOC118513184 gene encoding uncharacterized protein LOC118513184 isoform X3: protein MCETYGFGGDTMDKDYVRKRLKCFNAASSGNEVGNGSMRWADDLDLDLSNELSSNGYISDSLLNFPVFKQELPSPPQKPPQQQQQQQQQQQHVQTAQQQQQQQQHQLHQQQQTLHQQAAASTQDHSQQSQHQHTSASLQQSLAGGVNPANSGNAANTHQQQQQQQVVQYHQQQQQQQQQGHSSMNGAGQSLMSGADHHATGIGAGLSNLQSFLQSNRLENDPSGGVLQMQQDGTLPAVRGDKTHDDHNRFQYVLAAATSIATKNNEESLTYLNQGQSYEIKLKKLGDLSPFRGKILKSIIKICFHERRLQYMEREQMQLWQASRPGERILDVDIPLSYGLMQVQPTSSNLLNTIEVFWDPMKEVGVYVKVNCISTEFTPKKHGGEKGVPFRIQVETYIDTNGLHNGTGGSVAGLDDKDGIRPLHAAACQIKVFKLKGADRKHKQDREKILKRPVAEQEKYQRSCDCTILTDITTDSVITPLGGNFSPDHIKRNVSPLLAGPTSPGQLNKFENMMSSVVLCNGGNVVSPGANPTTTSTSTAAMVVAAAAAAAAAAAATGTPSSNPIGISNVSSTNGLCKASPLGADQPIGGVLSPQQPSELDDYVPTITKETSPGTLAQWLAVHRLSAYAKTFAQFSGSDLLRMSKDDLCKICGLADGIRMFNILHSKAITPRLTIYVSFQTNIYHAIYLHANTIPELVQNLSKIPGFLEAINALNTPNSSTATSDTSGLWGTFGGPRTTLNAGLASNGTGTHGKLSNGNGTNAAVPSPASPISSSSGIAKLQLLLKGPNGIQVLLTEDVLNNIKDETLFQLELKPNGNILMKAVHSVTAGDCSIDDEAN from the exons ATGTGTGAAACGTACGGGTTTGGGGGCGATACGATGGACAAGGATTACGTGCGGAAGCGGTTAAAGTGCTTCAACGCCGCCAGCAGCGGGAACGAAGTCGGCAATG GAAGCATGCGGTGGGCCGATGATCTTGACTTGGACCTCAGTAACGAGCTGTCCAGTAATGGATATATTAG TGACTCGTTGTTGAACTTCCCCGTGTTCAAACAGGAACTACCGTCGCCTCCTCAGAAG CctcctcagcagcagcagcagcagcagcagcagcaacaacacgtCCAGACTgcccaacaacagcagcagcagcagcagcatcaactccatcaacagcagcaaacattgCATCAGCAAGCAGCGGCAAGCACTCAGGATCATTCACAACAATCGCAACACCAGCACACATCTGCCAGCTTGCAACAATCGCTAGCTGGTGGCGTTAATCCCGCCAACAGTGGCAATGCGGCCAACactcatcaacaacaacagcagcaacaggtggTCCAGtatcaccaacagcagcagcagcagcagcagcagggccaCAGCTCTATGAATGGTGCTGGGCAGAGTTTGATGAGCGGTGCCGATCATCACGCCACCGGAATCGGTGCCGGTTTAAGCAATCTTCAAAGCTTTCTACAAAGCAATCGGTTGGAAAACGATCCTAGCGGAG GAGTTTTGCAGATGCAACAGGATGGCACGTTGCCAGCGGTACGTGGTGACAAAACACACGACGATCACAACAG GTTCCAGTACGTGCTAGCGGCCGCGACCTCGATAGCGACGAAGAACAACGAAGAATCTCTCACCTACCTTAACCAGGGCCAGAGCTACGAGATCAAGCTGAAGAAGCTTGGCGATCTGTCCCCGTTCCGGGGTAAGATTCTGAAGAGTATTATCAAGATATGCTTCCACGAGCGCCGCCTGCAGTACATGGAGCGGGAACAGATGCAGCTGTGGCAAGCGTCCCGTCCCGGCGAACGCATACTGGAC GTTGACATCCCGCTATCGTACGGTTTGATGCAGGTGCagcccaccagcagcaacctgCTCAACACGATCGAGGTGTTCTGGGACCCGATGAAGGAGGTCGGCGTGTACGTGAAGGTGAACTGCATTTCCACGGAATTTACGCCCAAAAAGCACGGCGGCGAGAAGGGCGTCCCGTTCCGCATACAGGTAGAAACGTACATCGACACGAACGGGCTGCACAATGGGACCGGCGGCAGTGTAGCGGGCCTGGACGATAAGGACGGCATTAGACCGCTCCATGCGGCGGCTTGCCAAATAAAG GTGTTCAAATTGAAAGGAGCCGATCGAAAGCACAAACAGGATCGGGAGAAAATACTCAAGCGTCCGGTTGCGGAGCAGGAGAAATATCAGCGCAGCTGCGACTGCACGATACTGACGGACATAACGACCGATTCAGTCATTACGCCGCTCGGTGGCAACTTCAGTCCCGACCA CATTAAACGTAACGTGTCGCCGCTGTTGGCCGGACCAACCTCACCGGGGCAGTTGAACAAGTTCGAAAACATGATGTCGAGCGTGGTGCTGTGCAACGGCGGGAACGTTGTTAGCCCGGGGGCAAACCCGACCACAACGTCGACAAGCACGGCCGCAATGGTCgtggcggcggcagcggcagcagcagccgccgccgccgccaccggtACACCGAGCAGCAACCCGATCGGGATCAGCAACGTGAGCTCGACGAACGGGCTTTGCAAAGCGTCGCCGCTCGGTGCCGACCAACCGATCGGTGGTGTGCTTTCGCCCCAGCAACCGAGCGAGCTGGACGATTACGTGCCCACGATTACGAAGGAAACGAGCCCGGGAACGTTGGCCCAGTGGTTGGCGGTGCATCGGCTGTCGGCGTACGCGAAAACGTTCGCCCAATTTTCCGGTTCCGATCTGCTAAG AATGTCCAAGGATGATCTTTGCAAAATCTGTGGCCTAGCAGATGGTATTCGAATGTTCAACATTCTCCACTCGAA AGCCATAACGCCACGCCTAACGATCTACGTTAGCTTCCAAACCAACATCTACCACGCGATCTACCTGCACGCAAACACCATCCCGGAGTTGGTGCAAAATCTGTCGAAAATTCCCGGCTTCCTGGAAGCAATCAATGCCCTCAACACGCCCAACTCCTCCACCGCCACCTCCGATACCTCTGGGCTCTGGGGTACGTTCGGTGGGCCACGTACCACGCTCAACGCCGGCCTAGCGTCGAACGGCACCGGCACGCACGGTAAACTTTCCAACGGCAATGGAACGAATGCCGCCGTGCCGTCACCTGCCTCACCCATTTCCTCCTCGTCCGGTATTGCcaagctgcagctgctgcttaAAGGCCCGAACGGTATACAGGTGCTGCTGACGGAGGACGTGCTGAACAACATCAAGGACGAAACGCTGTTTCAGCTGGAGCTGAAACCGAACGGTAACATACTGATGAAAGCCGTCCACAGTGTGACGGCGGGCGACTGTTCGATCGATGATGAGGCGAACTGA